ATACGGTGGTCGGGATTAATTTGCCAAGCTGCACCAAGTACATAGCCCCATGAAGAATCGGTGCCTTCTACATACTTGAGGTAATCGCCTTTGTTGACATTGATACCACCTGGAAGAGGGGTAGAGAATGGGGCTGTCGCACCAATTTTGCCTTCACCAGTAACATAGCGAACGCCACCACCAACGCTAATTGCGTCATTGATTTGATAGCCAAGGCTAGCAACGGCTTCAACGGTCATGATCTTCGCTTCATTACCATACTGAGTTGCTTTGAAATCACTACCGAGGTTGGTTTCCATGCCATAGTTGGAGCCAAGCGCTAAACCAGCAAACCACTTATCGTTGATCTGATGTGATACGTATAGATTCGGTACTGGCGCGCTGTTAGCGATGTCTTTCGCTTCAGTGTAACCAAGCGTGCTAGAAGTACCTTTAACGTCAATATTCGGCTCAACATAAAGCACACCACCAGAAATCTGTGTACCTTCCAAATAAGTTAGCATCGCAGGGTTACGCCACTGTGCACCCGCGTTATCAGCCATTGCTGCTTCACCAGCGTACGCACGACCTAGGCCCGTCGCTGAATATTCAGCAAGTTGAAAGCCTGCTGCAGACGCTTGTGCAGACGCTAAGGTGCCCATTACCACTGCAATTGCAAGGGGAGTGTATTTTGAATTTATCATTATTGTTCGCTCAAATTATTTGCGTTTAGAGCGAAGATTCTATTTTTAGAGTAAAGACTTTAAAACTAATTTGTGACAAAAAGTGTATTTTTGAAATTATATATGGGCAGAGTTCATTTGATGGGTGAATGTGCTGGTTGTTATCAGGATGTTGTGAAAACTCAGCGTACAGATGTAAAGGTTTGGAAGGGTAAGGTTGGACCAGTAGGTGTTAAGAAGACAACAAAAAGGGTCGATAAATCGACCCTTAAATGATATTGACGAGCTAGCTTAGAAGCTGTAGCTGTATTGGATACCAGCTAGGATAGCGTTAGCACGTGTTGTTGCAGTTAGATCTGGCGCTAGTGGGTTTACTTCCGTAACCGATACGTCCTGACCCATTAGGTAAGTGAAGCCAAGGTCAACAGTGTGATGTTTCTTGAAGTGATAACCTGCACCAAATGAGAACCAATGACGATCAGAGTCTGGTACAGAGATTGACGTTAGCTGATCTTGTGCAGCAGTGTCATACATATAACCTGCACGCAGCGTCCAAGCATCGTTTAAGTAGTATGTACCACCCAGTGCAACATGGTAACCATCTTTCCAGTTGTATTCTTTAATTAGAGTGTTGTCATTAGTTTCGATCTTGTCGAAAACGCTCCAACCAATCCATTGAAGACTATAGTGTACAGCGAACTTTGTGTCTTCAAGTTTGTGGTAACCAGAGAATTCAACCATACTCGGGAGCGGAAGTGTCACATGGTCGTACGTATTTTGTGACGAAATAGGCGTTCCACCAATTGAAATATTTGGTCCAAATTTGACAGTGCCGCTAGCCTCTACCGCTGGACTGTAGTGGTATGCCAAACCAAATCGGTTATTTTCGTTTAGTTCGAATACCGTACCAAGGTTAAAGCCATAGCCAATGCCAGAAGCATCAATATCAACTACTGCTTGTTGACCAATAGGATCAACCGGAGCACCTGGAGATGGTGTGCCTGGAGAAGTTTCTCGTTTTAGTTTACCAGAGCCGTCAACGATATCTAAACCACCACCAACGCTCCATTGCTCGTTGATTCTATAAGCAACATTAAGGGTATAGTTGATACTCGAGATTTCAGTGGTACCGCCATAAACTTTAGCTAAGTTGTTATTACCGAAAGAATCATCAAAATTGTTTGTGGTGCCAAAGTTAGAGTAGATACCTGCACCCAATGCCCATTTGTCATTTAGACGGTGGATGTAGTAAATGTTCGGAACAGGTGAGTTAGCAGAGTTGTTAGCGTTTGCTTCTTGCACACCGTATGGAGGAGAACCAGCACCACCGATGTCTTTGATGTCGATGCTTGAGCTGATTACATTTACACCACCAGAAAATTGGTGAGTGTCGAACAGTGTCATCGCTGCCGCGTTACGTGCCATTACAGATGCGTTATCTGCAATAACTGCGTCACCCGCAAATGCACGACCTAGGCCTGTTGCTGATTGAGAGTTGAGCTGGAAACCGGCTGCTGTTGCTTGAGTGGAGGCTAATGTGAGTGACGAAACTGCCACTGCTAATAGTGTTTTTTTATACAGACGCGAAGTAGTCATTTAGTATACATCCTTTTTTTGTCATCGCCTCTTATGGGCGTTAATTGGTTAAAATTGAGTTAAAGCTCAATTTTGGGGCTGATCCTAATCGCTAGTATAGACATTAGAAATCAGACCAGTAATCAAAATGACGCAAAAAGTATATAAATGCCGACTAACTGACAGTAAAAGCATCGATTATGCGTATATTTAGAGTGGTTACTCTAAAAAGTGCTTCAGGAAACAAAAAAGGGTCAACTCGACGGAGTTGACCCTTTTATAATAGGTTTTTATGCAGGATTAAGGATCTTATTAATCTTTTCGCCGATCTTATCTAGGTTTTCACCTTCTTCACCTACTAGAACAAAGCTCGCATCTCCCATTGGCTTAACCATGCCTGACATTCCATCCTTGTCGAAGTTCTCTACTTGCTCGGTTGGAATTCTTGTCAAAAACATAGTGACTTTGCCCTTCTCGCCTTCAAACACGATGTGCATCGCATTTGAATCACCAAATCCACAGTGATTAATGTAGAAAACGTGGTACGGAAAATTTTGCCCTAACTGGTAAGCAAACGGCAATAGCTTGGCATTGATTTGGTCTTTAGACGGATTTTCATCCAAAGATTCAATAAAGCTTTTCTCAGCGTTGAAATGCTCCATGGCCATCTCTGGGAGTGATGCTTGTGCGTCAGACACAACAACATTACCCCAGTTAACCTGACCAACAAGCAAACCAAACGCAAACGCCACAGAGGCAGCCAATGATAATGCTCTTTTACTAAAGCTTACCTTGACTACATTATTCTCAGGCGGCTGGTTGAACAAAATACGATCGGCAAGATCATCAGGCACGTCAACTTTCATTGCCTGTTCGATACGCGCATCTAACCCCAGAATTTCTTCTAAGTATTTAGCGTTAGCCTCACTGTTTTTGGTCGCCTCCAACAGCTCAGGATCTCTTGCCTTAGGATCGGACATAACGCGACGACGGAATTCTAACTCATCCATTTTGTTGCCCCCTATGTGCATCCTCAGACTCAAGCATCTCTTTAAGCTGGTTTCGAGCTCTAAATAATCGAGTCATAACAGTATTCTTGTTTAAGTCGAGTATATTACCGATCTCTTCACCACTAAATCCACCTACGACTTGTAAGAAAAGTGGTTCTCGATACTCGACATCGAGTTTCATAATTTGTGCTTGAAGCCATTCCTGTTGGTGGTGCGGATCATCAGAAACCTTGGCATCATTGCCGTAGTCATCGATATCCACCAGATCAAACTGCTTGCGCTCAAAGCGTCTTGCGTTTTCTCTGCGAAGGATAGTGATGAGCCACGACTTCGCTGCCTTTTCGTCTTGCAGGCTGTCTAACGACTTCCATGCACGAAGGCAAGTTTCTTGAACTAAATCCTCAGCCACTGGCTTGTCTTTACACAGCCAATAGGCGTACCGATATAGGTCGCGATGATAAGCACGTACCAGTGCTTCGTACTTTCTTTGTTTGTCCATATCCGAGTTGACCGGACGTTTGGAGAATTTATTTCCAAAATTTTTAATTAATGACACAGGAGCCCCCGTTTTCGCTCTGTGAACTCTATTTTTTGTTCCGCGGTGTCAGTAAAGTCACACAAAATTGATCTAGTTCAAAATTCCGACCTGTGGAGAAGTTATATTAGACCCTGTCATCTCGTTGGTCTTTCGGGACTAACATGTTGAGCAAGATGACACTTCCTTTTGAAGGCTGACTTTACTTTCTCCTAATCAGGAAACTGATTATTTTCAATTGGCGCAAGTTAATTGCTTTAGAGATTCCAACCACACAATTATCTGTGTGGTTTTTTTTTGTCTGAAATCCTACCGATATCTTCTTGTTTTCTCACACCATATTGTTGCCGACTTTACGCAAATCTCATATTCCATTTTGGTCGACCCTATCACGTTATTCAATAAAACCACCAATATTTATCAAACGGTTGTTTTAAATCATTAACAATCTCGTTACAATGCGCGTGGTCAGACCTCTTTAGGAAGGAGAAACTATGAGCAGTAAGGAAGTGGGGAAAATCGATCTCACCACTCGAAACGGTGAGCGAATTGCTGTTGTGGCGGGGCTTCGTACCCCTTTTGCCCGTCAAAGTACCGAGTTTAGTCAAGTACCAGCAGTAGATTTAGGAAAAATGGTTGTAGCCGAAATGATGGCACGCACCGACATCGATCCTAAGTTGATCGACCAAGTGGTATTTGGTCAGGTAGTGCAGATGCCTGAAGCGCCAAACATTGCTCGTGAAATCGTGCTTGGAACAGGTATGAACATCCATACTGATGCGTACAGTGTGACGCGCGCTTGTGCTACCAGCTTCCAAGCTGCGGCTAATGTGTGCGAAAGCATTATGGCTGGCACTATCGATGCGGGTATCGCTGGTGGTGCAGACTCTTCTTCAGTACTGCCTATTGGCGTCTCTAAAAAACTTGCTGCGAACCTACTTGCGCTAAGTAAAACAAAAACCGTAGGTCAAAAGCTCAACATTCTTAAAAAGTTATCGTTTAAAGATTTAATGCCAGTACCGCCAGCGGTGGCTGAGTATTCAACGGGACTGTCTATGGGACAGACCGCTGAGCAGATGGCGAAGTCTCACGGTATCAGCCGCTTAGAACAAGACGAACTGGCGCACCGCTCACACACTCTTGCGTCTCAAGCGTGGAAGGAAGGTAAAGTGCGTGACGAGGTAATGTCGGCATTTCCTGAGCCATATAAAAAGAGCTTGGATGAAGACAACAACATCCGCCATGACTCAGAACTCTCAAGCTATAGCAAGTTACGTCCAGCGTTCGATAGACAATACGGCAGTGTGACTGCTGCCAACAGTACGCCACTTACCGATGGTGCTGCTGCGATTATGCTTATGCGAGAAGGCCGCGCAAAAGAGTTGGGACTAGAAATCAAAGGCTACATCCGCTCGTACGCATTTTCAGCAATTGGTGTGCGTGAAGACATGCTGATGGGACCTTCTTATGCGACGCCGATGGCATTGGATCGCGCAGGTATCTCTCTATCCGATTTGACTCTGATTGATATGCACGAGGCGTTCGCCGCTCAAGCGCTGTCGAATGTGAAGATGTTTGCGAGTGAGAAATTCGCGAAAGAAAAACTGGGTCGCTCGCAAGCTATCGGCGAAATCGACATGGACAAGTTCAACGTGTTAGGTGGCTCGCTTGCCTACGGTCACCCATTTGCCGCAACAGGCGCGCGAATGATTACACAAACGTTGAATGAGCTGAAACGACGTGGCGGTGGGCTAGCCCTTAACACGGCATGTGCAGCAGGTGGTCTGGGTGCAGCAATGGTTCTGGAGGTAGAATAATGAGTGAACAAAAAGCCTTTCATCTTTCGGTTGATGAACAGAACATCGCATGGCTTGGTATTGATGTACCCGGCGAGAAAATGAATACCCTGCAAGCGGCCTTTGCAGAAGAAATGTCGCAGCTGTTTGCTGAACTAGAAGAGAAAAAATCCGACCTTAAAGGGTTAATCGTTCATTCTCTTAAGCCTGATAATTTTATTGCTGGCGCAGACGTGAGAATGTTAGATGCGTGTACTTCAGCAGAAGAGGCGCAAGCACTAGCAGCCAAAGGCCAAGAGATGTTCCAGCAGCTCTCAGATTTGCCTTTCCCTGTGGTTTCTGCGATTCACGGCCCTTGTTTAGGCGGCGGTCTAGAGCTCGCGCTAGCATGTGATTACCGTGTATGTAGTGATGCGGACATTACTAAACTAGGTCTGCCAGAAGTTCAGCTTGGTTTGCTGCCAGGCTCTGGTGGTACTCAGCGCTTGCCTAGATTGATTGGTTTGCTGCCATCACTGGATCTTATCTTAACCGGCAAACAGCTTCGCGCTAAAAAAGCCAAGAAGCTAGGTGTGGTTGATGCCAGTGTTCCTAAGACGATCCTACTTGACGTAGCGAAGCAGTTTTTGGAAAAAGGCAAAAAGCGCAAAGCTAAGAAGCTAACCAAAAAAGAAGTACTTATGTCAGGTACTGGTTTGGGGCGAAAAGTTATTTTTGACCAAGCAGCGAAAAAGACCAACGAGAAGACTCGTGGCAACTATCCGGCTGCCGATGCCATTCTAGATGTGATTCGCTTTGGTCTTGAAAAGGGCATGACAAAAGGTCTTGAGAATGAAGCCAAGCGCTTTGGTGAGCTTGTCATGACCTCAGAGTCTAAAGCTCTGCGCTCTATCTTCTTCGCTACCACAGAGATGAAGAAAGAGTTCGGTAGTGATGCTCCGCCAAACAGTGTGAGTAATGCGGTCGTGCTTGGTGGTGGCTTAATGGGAGCGGGTATTACTCACGTTACTGTGAGCAAAGCGAAAGTCCCAGTGCGCATTAAAGATGTTTCTAATGACGGTATCGTCAACGCGCTCGGTTACAACTTCAAATTGCTAGAGAAGAAGCGCAAGCGCCGCATCATCTCTAAGGCAGATTTGCAGGCTCAGATGCTTCAGATGGCAGGTGGTACTGACTTTACTGGCTTCAATAAAGCGGACGTGGTGGTCGAAGCGGTATTTGAAGATTTAGGTCTCAAGCAGCAAATGGTCAACGATGTGGAGACACACGCTAAGCCAACGACCATTTTTGCCACTAACACATCATCGATCCCAATCGCTCAAATCGCCGAAAAAGCAGAGCGACCAGAAAATGTCGTCGGCCTGCACTACTTTAGCCCTGCGGACAAGATGCCACTCGTTGAGGTCATTCCACACGAGACGACGTCCGAAGAGACCATCGCGACTATGGTGCAGTTTGCCAGAAAGCAGGGTAAGACGCCGATTGTGGTAAAAGACCAGGCTGGTTTCTACGTAAACCGTATTCTTGCACCTTACATGAATGAGTCAGCGAATGTGCTGTTGGCTAACGAGCCGATTGAGTCACTGGACAGAGCCTTGCTTGATTTCGGATTCCCGGTCGGTCCAATCACACTACTCGATGAAGTCGGTGTCGATATCGGCGCGAAGATCATGCCTATCTTGGTCAACGAGCTCGGTGAGCGATTCCAAGGTCCTGACGTGTTCGACAAGCTTCTCAACGATGGTCGTAAAGGCCGTAAGTCGGGTAAAGGTTTCTACACCTACAAGGGTAAGAAGAAGACGGTTGATAGCTCAGTCTATAGCGTGCTAGGTCTAAAACCTGAAGTCTCAATGGCAGAAAAAGAGATTGCGATTCGCTGCGTATTACCAATGCTCAACGAAGCGGTTCGCTGTTTGGATGAAGGTATTATTCGCAGTCCGAGAGACGGTGACATTGGTGCGATCTTCGGTATCGGCTTCCCACCTTTCCTAGGTGGACCATTCCGTTACATGGACTCATTGGGCATCAAGAAAGTCGTTGAGTTAATGAATGAACACGCTCAGAAATATGGTGACCGATTCGCACCATGTGACGGACTGGTTACTCGAGCGGGCCTGGACGAAAGCTTCTACAAGTAACTTATAATAAATTTAGGGTCTACAAACATTCACCCCCTCGAAAGAGGGGGTGTTTTTTATCCTAGGTCAGTATCTTTTGGTCGGAGCTGAAATTCTTCGATAGAGCCAATCTCGCGTCCTAGTTCAAGCTTAGCGGCATCCACATGCGCTTTACCTTGGCTGTGCATAATGAGTCGGTTTGCCGTGCGAGGTTTAAGCTCGTTGACAACGAAGCGAATCATATCGGCACGAGTTAGTGATTTGAGCTCTTCAAGCACTTTCTCACGTTGGCTAAAGCTGGTGTCTTTATTGCCTATTGCTACCCATAAGCGTTGAGCTCGCCCTCGCAGCGTCGTATCAGGGGTGGAGATTTGGTTCCACAGCCCTTTTTTGCTGCTGTGCCATTGATAGTCGTTGAGTTCAAGCAAGACCATATACACCGCATTTAAAAATTCATCTATGGAGCGAATCAAATCGGCAGGTGCCGCTTTCGGTGATTGCACATAGAGCACTATGCCCGGGTGACGATTGAGCGGCATGTTGCCCGTCCCAACCATGTAACCGAGTTGCTGTTTAGTGCGGATCTCGTGGAAGAAGGTCGCTGACATCAAATGGTTGGCGAGTGAATACAAGGCGATACTTCTCGGGTTGATGTCTTCACACTGGTAGTAAACCACAATCGCCGAATCGTCTTGGTCGCAATCCACTTCTTTCTGGAAACTGCCGCTGCGCCCAAGCATCACGAGAGGTCTTAGACTCTCTTCGTATTTTTGATTGTGAATACGAAGGGCATCTTTAAGCGTAGTGGCGATATCATGCGCACCTTGTTTGTGCCAATCTCCATAGACAAACATATCTATGTGTAGCTCGGACAAAATCGCCTGTACGAAACTGGGCAGCTCGTCGACCGATATGGTTTCTAGTGCATCAAGCAACACAGGGTTTGGTGGATTATTAGGCTGCAGAATGCCCGTCATCGCGTTAAAGAGCTGAGAAATCGGACGATCTTTTGTTGAGTTTCGCCAGCCTCTCATCATCTGAGCTTTGATGCTTTCGAAGCGCGCAGGGTTAAATTCACGCGTAGCAAAGCGTTTGAGAATCATCTCAAGCAATTGAGGCTGCTTCTTACTAAATCCAGAGATAGATAGGGTAACCCCACCTTGGTGGGCGTACATATCGTAGCTTAGACCCGCAACTTCAGCCGGATAGGTCTCTTCTGACAATGAGTCGAGGAACATCTCAACACACAAGCGAGTCATAACGATATTACGAGGCGAAGCAACGGAATGTGGGCTGTCGATAGCGATAAACACAACGCCTTTTGGTACCTTGAACTGGCTATCTTGAAGGTGCCATAGCCTAAATCCATCGAGGTCTTCGATAAGCTGCGGATGCTCTTCACTGCCCTCTAAAGGATAGGTCGACAAGTCGTAGTTGATGAATGGGTTTTTCTCGGGCAGCTCAAAAGGTAGTTCGCCGTTATCGGGCTGCTGGTTGAAAAACGCAATCTCTTGCTCGGTAAACTTAGTGACGGAGTAAGGAGTAAAGTACCAGTCCGCCTCACGATCATACGCTTGATCTTTCGCCACCAGGGTAACTTTTAGATTGTCAGTGCTAAAGAAACTGCCGTACTCGGCAAGCATGGCTTCATCGAAGCCTGCCATTTTGTAGTCGCCATAGATGACATCATCCGCTTCATAGTGCTGCATGTTCATCACTAAGTGACTAACCATCTCGAGTTGTCTTGCTGGCTCTTGGAACTGGAAGGCGGATTCCATCACTGCTCGTTTCTCAAGATAACGCCACTCCTGCATTCCATGAGTTTTAATGAGCTCTATGTACTGAAATACTGACTGAATCATTTCATCAACATGTTCAAGCCCAACAGGCGTTAGAGTCATGCTGATACTGAATTCGCGGTAGTTACTGCCAGACGCCCCGCCACCTGCCGATAGGGATGTAATCCAGCCAAGCTCTTTGAGGTAGAGCATTAAGCTTCCTTTGCCTTCATAACCGAGCAGGTTGGCAAAATAAGAGAGCGGCTTTTGATGGTAATGCTGATGCGTTGCCGGGAAAGGGAACGACAAGATAAGCTTACGGATCTCTTTCACAGGCTCAACACGCACCATGACTTTGGTATGTTCTTCGGTGACAAACGGGACGTCGACCGACTTAGTAATGCGTTGATTGTTAGTGATGTCGGAGAATTTCTCCTGAGCCCACTGTTCCAGCTCATCTAGCTCATGCGGTCCGATCATAGCCAATGTCATAATATCGGCTGAATACTGATCGCGGTGAAAGGCGAGGATCTCGTCGCGAATGGTTTTACCATTACGGTCAGCGAGGGTTTCTACATTACCTACCGAGAACTTAGAAAAAGGGTGCGCAGGATTGATGGTCTCTTTTTGTACTTGATAGAGTCTGCGACCATCTTCATTTAGCTTGAGTTTGTACTCGGAGTCTACGGCTTGGCGCTCTTTGTCTAGTGCTTCTTCATTAAACAGGGGCGCAGTGAAAAACTGACTGAAACGATCGAGCCCTTTTTCAAACGCATTCGGGTAGATGTCAAAGAAATAGCAGGTGTGCTCGGTACCTGTCCAAGCGTTATTGCTGCCACCATGTTGGCTGATAAAAGACTGAAACTCGCCAACTTTTGGGTATTTTTCTGTGCCCAAAAACAACATGTGTTCTAGGTAATGCGCAAGACCTTCTCGATCAGAGGGATCGTCGAAATGGCCAACGTTAACGGCGAGCGCAGCCGCGGATTTTTGGGCTTGCTCATCTTGAATGAGCAGCACGCGTAACTCATTGTTTAGCGTGAGGTAGCGATATGAGCGATTATCATTTGGACTTATATGCACGTATCTTCTCCAGAATAAGCGATGGCTTGTCCAGATTAAGCGATGGTTTGGACTGCTTAACCAAGCGTCTGGCTACTAAGGCGATGTCTCACTATTGGTACTAACAGAATGCACCAATACTTAATTACAATCATTCAATAAGAGACTGGCAAACTAAGTTACAAACTTTTTTAGTGTGACATTGTAAATTGTTAAGAAAGTCGAAGCCTTTAGCAAGTGAATTGATATAATTAATTTTTTTAAATAAGTATATACCCTAGTTAATAATTAAGGCAGGTAACCTTTTGAGGTAATTTGCGTATAAACAATAGGGTCGTAACGCTAGAGATGGCGGCTCAGAAATGCCATCGTACAGGCGGGTATTCATATGAAAGTGTTTATAATGCGTCACGGGGAAGCGGTTCATTACGCTCCAACAGACGAACAACGAGCATTAACGTCTCACGGCAAAGAGAACTCAGTCGTGGTCGCGAGAGCTTGCAAACAGCAAGGCTATGGTCGTTTTGATAAAGTATTAGTTAGCCCTTACCTACGCGCTCAACAAACGTGGGCTGCCATTAGCAGTGAGTTTAGCAGTGATGATGTGGTCACATCCGATGACATAACGCCGTACGGACAAGCAGAAGACGTGGTGGAGTTTGTCTCTGCAATCGCTGAGGTTGAAAACCTAGAATCTATCTTACTTGTCTCTCACTTACCTTTGGTCGGCTATTTGACAGCTGAGTTTGTGGGTGACATCAGTGCGCCAATGTTCCCGACGTCGGGTATGGTCTGCATCGAATATGATGTGGAAAGAAGACAAGGCGAAGTGCTTTGGCACATTCACCCATAATCTGATTTCTCTGCGTAGCTTGGTGTGCTCAGAGCGTTAAATAAGGCGACGTCCGATCTAGTGGTGTCGCCCCATATGCTGATTATTTCTCGGGAATGGATAGCAATACTAAGAGAGCACCATCGCCACCGAATTCTAGCGGAGCTTGGTGAAACGCCATCACGTCTGGGTGCTGCGCTAGCCAAAGCGGCGCTTTCTGCTTAAGTATGTGCTTGCCGATGCCGTGCATGACGCAGGCACAGTGAATGTTTTCCTTTACGCAGTGCGCGATCATCGCGCCTAGTTCACGCTTCGCTTCTTGCTGCGTCATCCCGTGCATATCTAAAAACACGTCCGGTACATACACACCACGGCGCAAGCGCTTCACTTCATAAGTCGACACGTCATCGCGAGCGTAGCGCGTTGGCCCCTCGTCGCTTAGATGCGGAACAAACTCGTCCGAGAAGTAAAACTCTGCATCTTTGGCTTCTCGGTTGGTTCTTTTCTGTTCTTTTTGTTTCTTATTTCTGTTTGGCTGCTGGACTATGGTATCCTGTTGCAACTTTTTTACGCCTTGTACTGCATCCCTAAATAGGGCGAAATCGTCATCAGCGTTGGTGTCTTTTTTGCTCATAGACTGGGACAACTCAATAAACATCTAGATTGGCAGTATTGTAGCGCTTTTTGGAGGCAATTTTGGATAAGATTTTTGTGGAAGAAGCCGTTTCTGAGCTTCACACACTTCAAGACTTGATTCGTTGGACCGTTAGTCGATTCAATGCAGCAGGTCTTTTTTACGGCCACGGCACTGATAATGCTTGGGATGAAGCGGTTCAGCTCATCCTGCCAACGCTGTACTTACCGATTGACGTGCCACCACATGTTTTAAACTCGCGCTTGACCAGCAGCGAGCGTTTGCGTGTTGTTGAGCGTGTAATTAAACGTATCAACGACCGCACCCCAACAGCTTACTTAACTAACAAAGCATGGTTCTGCGGTCTTGAGTTCTTTGTTGATGAGCGCGTGTTGGTGCCACGCTCACCAATCGGAGAGCTTATTGAAGCTCAGTTCCAACCTTGGTTGGCAGAAGAGCCAGTGCGCATCATGGACCTATGTACGGGCAGTGGCTGTATTGCGATTGCTTGCGCGCATGCCTTCCCAGACGCTGAAGTTGATGCGATTGACATTTCAACAGATGCCCTAGAAGTTGCTGAGCAGAACGTTCAAGACCACGGTCTAGAGCAGCAAGTGTTCCCTATTCGCTCTGATCTCTTCCGCGATCTGCCGAAAGAGAAATACAACCTGATTGTTTCTAATCCACCTTACGTGGACGAAGAAGACATGAACTCACTCCCAGAAGAGTTCACGCACGAGCCAGAATTGGGTCTTGCAGCAGGTACTGATGGTCTTAAGCTGGTACGTCGTATCCTCTCTAACGCTCCTGACTATCTAACAGATGACGGTATTCTTATCTGTGAAGTGGGTAACTCGATGGTGCATATGATGGAACAGTATCCGCATATCCCATTCACTTGGATTGAGTTCGCAAACGGCGGTCACGGTGTGTTTATGTTGACCCGTGAACAGCTTGTTGAGCATGCAGAAGAGTTTTCGATTTACAAAGACTAATTCTGAGATGACTCTGAGATTGAAAAATGCTGCAATGAGAATTGCAGCGTTTTTTTGTTTGGGGGTTTACATCGCCTGCCTTTGTCGTCACTATGAATCCACGAAGAATAGACAAGCAAAGGACAAGCGCTCACATCCAATCTTTGCTTCACTTAGCATAATTTGTTGAGAGATTCGCAATAAACATCGCGCTTGTTCGGACAGACAGAGGAAGTAATGGCAGGAAATAGCATCGGACAACATTTTCGTGTAACCACATTTGGTGAGAGTCACGGCATCGCACTAGGTTGTGTGGTGGACGGTTGCCCTCCTGGGTTGGAAATCACGGAAGCCGATATGCAAGTTGACTTAGATCGTCGTCGTCCAGGTACATCGAAATACACGACTCAGCGACGTGAACCAGATGAAGTGAAGATTCTTTCTGGTGTGTTTGAAGGACAAACGACAGGTACATCCATTGGCCTGTTGATTGAGAACACAGACCAACGTTCAAAAGACTACTCAGAGATCAAAGATAAGTTCCGCCCAGGTCATGCGGATTACACCTACCATCAGAAGTATGGTGTTCGTGACTATCGTGGGGGCGGCCGTTCATCGGCACGCGAAACGGCGATGCGTGTTGCTGCAGGTGCGATTGCTAAGAAGTACCTTAAGCAAGAGTTCGGTGTTGAAATCC
This window of the Vibrio maritimus genome carries:
- the prmB gene encoding 50S ribosomal protein L3 N(5)-glutamine methyltransferase; the encoded protein is MDKIFVEEAVSELHTLQDLIRWTVSRFNAAGLFYGHGTDNAWDEAVQLILPTLYLPIDVPPHVLNSRLTSSERLRVVERVIKRINDRTPTAYLTNKAWFCGLEFFVDERVLVPRSPIGELIEAQFQPWLAEEPVRIMDLCTGSGCIAIACAHAFPDAEVDAIDISTDALEVAEQNVQDHGLEQQVFPIRSDLFRDLPKEKYNLIVSNPPYVDEEDMNSLPEEFTHEPELGLAAGTDGLKLVRRILSNAPDYLTDDGILICEVGNSMVHMMEQYPHIPFTWIEFANGGHGVFMLTREQLVEHAEEFSIYKD